Sequence from the Streptomyces sp. NBC_00358 genome:
TGGCCCTCCTGGTGCTCTTCCCGAAGGTCACCAAGGTGATCCCGGCGCCCCTCGTGTCCATCGTGACCCTCACCTTGATCACGGTCGCCGCCGGGATCGCCGTCCCGACCGTGGGCGACAAGGGCGACCTGCCGTCCTCCCTGCCCCACCCCGGTCTGCCCGACGTGCCGTTCACGACGGACACCCTGACCACCGTCGCTCCCTACGCGTTCGCCATGGCCCTGGTCGGCCTCATGGAGTCGCTGATGACGGCCAAGCTCGTCGACGACATCACCGACACGCGCTCCAACAAGACCCGCGAGTCGATCGGCCAGGGCATCGCCAACATCGTCACCGGCTTCCTCGGCGGTATGGGCGGCTGCGCCATGATCGGCCAGACGATGATCAACGTACGGGTCTCCGGCGCTCGTACCCGCCTGTCGACCTTCCTGGCCGGCTCGTTCCTCATGGTGTTGTGCATCGTCTTCGGACCGGTCGTCTCCCACATCCCCATGGCTGCCCTGGTCGCGGTGATGGTGATGGTCTGCTTCGCCACGTTCGACTGGCACTCCATCGCGCCCAGGACGCTGCGGCGGATGCCGGCGGGGGAGATCACCGTCATGGTGCTCACCGTGGCGGTCGTGGTCGCCACCCACAACCTCGCCATCGGCGTCGTCGCCGGCACGATCACCGCCATGGTCATCTTCGCCAACCGTGTCGCCCGCCTCGCCGACGTCACAGCGGTCACCGACCCCGACGGAGCCACCGTCGTCTACGCGGTGAGCGGCGAACTGTTCTTCGCCTCCTCCAACGATCTCGTCGGCCGCTTCGACTACGCCGCCGACCCGGACAAGGTCGTCATCGACCTCACCGATGCCCACGTCTGGGACGCCTCCTCCGTCGCGGCCCTGGACGCGATCGAGGCCAAGTACGCGCAGCGCGGCAAGTCCGTCGAGATCATCGGCCTGAACAAACCGAGTGCCCGGATCCACGAGAGCCTCAGCGGCGAACTCACCGCCGGCCACTGACCCGTCCGCGCCACCCGCACGGGCCGTCCCCGACCCTGTGGTCCCGGACGGCCCGACACCGGACCGCAGCCACCCGGAGGTGGTCTGCCCGCTGGGTCTTGTCGCCCTGATCGCTGACGTGCCACCGCGGTGCGCCCGTGCGCCCCGTCGCCCTGGCCGGACGACCTTCCCGAACGGGTGCCGGGGGAGCAAGACTTACGGCGTGACCGCCAATCGCCCGACCACCTCGTCCCTGCCCTGTGCCGCCGTGTTGTGCGACGTCGACGGCGTACTGCGGCATTGGCCCGCCGACACCGAGATCGAGCAGACGCACGGGCTGCCTTCCGGCTCCCTCGCCGCCGCGGCCTTCGCGCCCGCTCGCGTCCTCCCCGCCATCACCGGTGAGATCACCGACGAGCAGTGGCGGTCCAACGTGGTCGCGGACCTCGCCGAGACCTGCGGCTCCCTGAAGCGGGCCCGCGCCGCCGTGACCGCCTGGGCCGACCGGACCCCGGTCGTGAACCTCGAACTGGTGGCCCTGCTCACGCGAGTCCGCGACCTCGTCCCCGTGGCCCTGGTCTCCAACGGAACCACGCGACTGGAACAGGACCTCGCCCGCCAGGGACTGGACACCCTCGCGCACACGGTGGTGAACACCGCCCGCGTCGGCGTCGTGAAACCCGACCCCGAGATCTACCGCATCGCCGCCGCACGCGTCCGGACGACCGTGGAACGCTGCTTGTTCATCGACGACATCGCGGAGAACGTCACGGCGGCTCGCGAGGTGGGCATGACCGGTCTCCACTACCGCCACCTCGACGATGTACGCACAGCACTCGCCCCCCTGCTGCGCCGCGTCGCGGGATGACGCGTACTGAGACGCCAATTCCCTTGTGCCAAGCGACATTTCATGACCTGTCCCCGAGGTCGGTACGGTCGGATTCATGGACTGGAACCTTCGGACTGCCGAGGAACTCGCCGCTGCCCTACGCGCCGGTGAGGTGACCTCGGCGGAACTGACCGACGAGGCGATCACCCGCATCGAGCGGGACGACAAGGAGATCAACGCGATCTGCGTGCCGGACTTCGACCGTGCACGGGCCGCCGCGCGCGGGGCCGACCAGGCGCGCGCCCGAGGTGAGGACAGGCCGTTGCTCGGCATTCCGGTGACGGTCAAGGAGTCCTACAACATCGCCGGGCTGCCCACCACCTGGGGCATGCCGCAACACCGCGACTACGTGCCGGCCGAGGACGCGGTACAGGTGTCGCGGCTCAAGGCCGCCGGGGCGGTGGTGCTCGGCAAGACCAATGTGCCGTTGGGGCTGCGAGATGTGCAGAGCTTCAACGAACTCCACGGCACCACCAACAACCCGTGGGATCACGGTCGCACCTCGGGCGGATCCTCCGGTGGATCGGCGGCCGCCCTGGCGTCCGGGTTCGGCGCGCTGTCCATCGGCTCCGACATCGGCGGTTCGCTGCGCACCCCCGCGCATTTCTGCGGTGTCTACGCCCACAAGCCGACACTCGGGCTGGCCGCGAGCCGCGGTATGGTCCCGCCGTCCGAGCCCGCGTTGCCGGTCGACCTCGACCTAGCCGTCGTCGGTCCGATGGCACGCTCCGCCCGCGACCTCACGCTGCTGCTCGACGTCATGGCCGGACCGGACCCACTGACGTTCGGCGTGGCGCACCGCATGACCCTGCCTCCCGCGCGCCACGATCGGCTGCGCGACTTCCGGGTCCTGGTCCTCGACGAGCATCCGCTCATTCCGACCGGATCCGCGGTGCGGGCGGGCGTGAACCGGGTGGCCGACGCGCTGGTCGACGGCGGCGCCCGCGTCGAACGGCACAGCCCACTGCTGCCCGATCTGACCGAAGCCGCGACGCTCTACACGCAGTTGCTGTTTTCGAGCTCCGTCGCGCGTTTTCCCGTCGAGGCGTACGAGCAACTGCGGACCCGCGCCGCCGGGTTGAGCCCACACGATCGGAGTCTCGCCGCGGTGCGGCTGCGCGGCATGGTGTTCAGCCACCGCGACTGGATCGAGGCGAACAACCGTCGCGAGGCCCACCGCCACGGCTGGCGGCTGCTGTTCGCCGAGTTCGACGCCGTGGTGTGTCCGATCACGCCGACCCCGGCGTTCCCGCACGACCACAACCCCGATCTGTTGGAACGCCGGATCGACATCGACGGCGTCGAGTACCCGTACTTGGACCAGCTCGTCTGGGCCGGTCTGGCGACCATGCCCGGCCTGCCCGCCACCGCCGTCCCGGCCGGCCGGTCCTCCGAAGGGCTCCCGGTGGGAGTACAGCTCATCGGCCCGCTGTCCGAGGACCGCACGCCGTTGCGGCTGGCTGAACTGCTCGAAGAGAGGATCGGCGGCTTCCAGGCGCCGAAGTAGCGGCGACCTGAGGGGCGTTCGTCGTCACTCCGCCAGGACACCTTCGGCGCCGAGCGGGTCCGATCGACTCATACCTGGGCCGACGGCGGGCCCTGATCGAAGACTCCCGGCCCGTCGTGGTCCGTCAAGTAGCGGTCGTGGAGGCGGGCGAAGGCGGTGCGGCGCGGAAGGCGGGGAAGGAAATCCTTGATCCTTTCGGCGCATTCGCGCGGGCTCGCCGTGCTGGTGTCGCACTCCAGGTCGTAGTCGCCGTGACGGTGGACGAGGTCGTACTGGTGCGCGGCGAGACCCGACGGGCGGTCTCCGCGGGCCTGTTCACGACGGGTGAGTTCGTCCAGAGGACAGTGGACACCCACGAACAGGACGTCCTCGGGGCGCAGGACCGACAGGCAGTCGAGCAGGCGCCACGGTTCGCTGAGAACGTGGTCGACGACGACATCGTTGCCCACCTCGGCCATGGCCGCGATCGAGCGGTGGAAGCCCATCCGGGTCCGGCGCAGCGCCGTGTCGAGTTCCTCCGGGCGAAGGACCCGCTTGGTGCGCATGGCGTTGAAGTTGTCCACCGCCAGATGGAAGAAGACACCGTCGTCGAGAACGTCGAGCAGTTCGCGGGCGATGCTCGACTTCCCCGAACTGGACGTGCCGTTCAGGAAGATGATGCGGCCGGCTGTCATACGGGCATGATCACACGGCGGTTGTTCCGGGGTGCCGCCTGAGCATTCGCCGATTCCGCCGATTCCGCCGATTCCGCCGCCTCCGGCGCTGGAGAGCGATTCGTGCGGAACGAGTCGACAGGGGACCACGCAACATCCGTGCCTTCAGCAGGCATTGTAGAGGCACTCGGCATCACAGTGACCTGTGTCGTGCACTCTGCGAAGCCCGGATTCACGAAGTGCCTCACGAGCATGTGGTCCGTCGGGCCGAGTCTGGGGGAGTGTCAGGTCCATCATGCCTGTTCGGAGGCGGTTTCGGTAGGACGGAGCGCACGTCCGTTCGGCCTTGTCGCAGGTGGTGGTCCGCCCGCAGACTCGTCGTCATCCACTCTCCGGCGTTCGTGCCGGCATCCGTTCTCGGCTGCCGGCGCGTTCGCTGTGCTGTCCCGTCGTGGGACGGGCGCGGGTCAGGAGTGGGGGAACGAAGGGGGATCGGTGGATCGGGACATGGTCGTACTGGCGAGGGTCAAGCTGCTCAGCGCCAACAGGCGGGTGGTACGCGGTGTGGAGGGGCTGTGGATCTACCGCCTTCTGACGCAGGTCGAGCCTGAGGTGTACGGGTCGAAGCTGGCGTATGTGCTGGTTGAGGCCAGCGCGTCGCCCTTGGTGAGGGAGTTGCCCGAGCGACGGCTGGTCCTGCTCGACGAGGCGGTGACAGTGGCCACGGCCCTCGACGCCGGGAACCCCTACCGGGCGAAGGTGCTGGCTAGGGCATTGGCCGCCAGGCGGCGGGAGTTGGAGGGTGGCCGCCCGACCAAGTAGCGGGCCGACGGAGGCTCCGGGTGGCCAGGTCTTCAAGTCCCTTGGTCTCTGCGGCGGTTCAGTCACTGCGGCCGCGCCCGGAGTCTTCGCTTCTGGGGATTCACGAAGGGCAGGACCAGGTCGACGTACTCATCGAGGCCCGGCCTCGCGAGCGTCACGACCTCGACGTGATCACAGGCAGGCCGTACCGGGGGCCCGTGCCCCTGGTACGGCTGGCGCTGTTGGTCAAGGAGCCGCTGTCCGCACGTCGGCCGGGCGGATCTTCCGACTGTCGGAAGAGGGCGGGCGGCTCGCCGGGCCAGGGGAGGGTATCGCTCTGGTTTTGTTGCGGGGATGGCAGAAGGCGCTTCGCGGAGCGGGTGCCGGGCCTGACAACAGGACACCCTCTGACCGTCCCGTCCTGCCCCCCGCTCGCTGCGGCAGACGACACGCTGCCGAAACGATCCCTCATTTCCTGCCCCTGAGCTGCGGATTCACGGGAATGCGGAGGAGCAGGCCACGCCCAGGCCCGACATTGCGAGGATCACGGGAGGCGGGCCAAGCATGATCGTTTACAACGTGTATTCAGTCGGCTACTTTGCGTGATGAACGGTCGTGAGTGTCACGACCCCAGGCACGGAGCTGCCTCCCATGCGACGTATCACCACCCGGATCGGCACTCTCGCGGTCACCCTGCTCGCTCTGACCATGGGCCAGACCACCCAGGCCGGAGCCGCCGGCGACGCCGCGTACTTCAACATGCGGGACATCACCGGCCACAACTTCGTCATCGAGATCACCAGGCCGGAAGTCATCAAGGAAGCCCGCGAGATCGTCAAGAACGGCGAA
This genomic interval carries:
- a CDS encoding SulP family inorganic anion transporter, giving the protein MSTSAPSPAARLRGLRPDWLSDPRVWRTEVLAGLVVALALIPEAISFSIIAGVDPAIGLFASFTMAVTISVVGGRRAMISAATGAVALVIAPLNREHGFGYLIAAVILAGVFQIVLGVLGVAKLMRFVPRSVMVGFVNALAILIFMAQVPEMHGVPWPVYPLIIAGLALLVLFPKVTKVIPAPLVSIVTLTLITVAAGIAVPTVGDKGDLPSSLPHPGLPDVPFTTDTLTTVAPYAFAMALVGLMESLMTAKLVDDITDTRSNKTRESIGQGIANIVTGFLGGMGGCAMIGQTMINVRVSGARTRLSTFLAGSFLMVLCIVFGPVVSHIPMAALVAVMVMVCFATFDWHSIAPRTLRRMPAGEITVMVLTVAVVVATHNLAIGVVAGTITAMVIFANRVARLADVTAVTDPDGATVVYAVSGELFFASSNDLVGRFDYAADPDKVVIDLTDAHVWDASSVAALDAIEAKYAQRGKSVEIIGLNKPSARIHESLSGELTAGH
- a CDS encoding HAD-IA family hydrolase; this encodes MTANRPTTSSLPCAAVLCDVDGVLRHWPADTEIEQTHGLPSGSLAAAAFAPARVLPAITGEITDEQWRSNVVADLAETCGSLKRARAAVTAWADRTPVVNLELVALLTRVRDLVPVALVSNGTTRLEQDLARQGLDTLAHTVVNTARVGVVKPDPEIYRIAAARVRTTVERCLFIDDIAENVTAAREVGMTGLHYRHLDDVRTALAPLLRRVAG
- a CDS encoding amidase, with protein sequence MDWNLRTAEELAAALRAGEVTSAELTDEAITRIERDDKEINAICVPDFDRARAAARGADQARARGEDRPLLGIPVTVKESYNIAGLPTTWGMPQHRDYVPAEDAVQVSRLKAAGAVVLGKTNVPLGLRDVQSFNELHGTTNNPWDHGRTSGGSSGGSAAALASGFGALSIGSDIGGSLRTPAHFCGVYAHKPTLGLAASRGMVPPSEPALPVDLDLAVVGPMARSARDLTLLLDVMAGPDPLTFGVAHRMTLPPARHDRLRDFRVLVLDEHPLIPTGSAVRAGVNRVADALVDGGARVERHSPLLPDLTEAATLYTQLLFSSSVARFPVEAYEQLRTRAAGLSPHDRSLAAVRLRGMVFSHRDWIEANNRREAHRHGWRLLFAEFDAVVCPITPTPAFPHDHNPDLLERRIDIDGVEYPYLDQLVWAGLATMPGLPATAVPAGRSSEGLPVGVQLIGPLSEDRTPLRLAELLEERIGGFQAPK
- a CDS encoding chloramphenicol phosphotransferase CPT family protein is translated as MTAGRIIFLNGTSSSGKSSIARELLDVLDDGVFFHLAVDNFNAMRTKRVLRPEELDTALRRTRMGFHRSIAAMAEVGNDVVVDHVLSEPWRLLDCLSVLRPEDVLFVGVHCPLDELTRREQARGDRPSGLAAHQYDLVHRHGDYDLECDTSTASPRECAERIKDFLPRLPRRTAFARLHDRYLTDHDGPGVFDQGPPSAQV